DNA sequence from the bacterium genome:
TTACACCCGTTGCTCCGACTCCTGCTTTCAAAATAGGGGAGAAGGTTTCTGACCCATTGCAAATGTATCTTTCTGATATATTTACGATTCCTGTAAATTTAGCCGGGCTTCCTGCTATTTCTATACCTTGCGGATTTTCTAAAGACGGATTGCCGATAGGTCTTCAGATTATCGGAAAACCTTTTGATGAGTGTAAAATATTACAAACCGCTTACACGTTTGAACAAAATACGGAATACCATCTTAAAAAACCACAATGTAAAATGTAAAAATTAAAATGCAAAATGACATATTGAAAATCAAAAAAATAGATATACAACGGATATACAGTGGAAATACATAGAGATATATAGAGGGACAATTTATTTCAACGCATTTCCATGTATTTCTAATTTCATTATTTTATTGTAGTTGCTGATTTATCGGCGTATTATAAAAGCCAATTCGTTGGCAAACAGAGCCCATAAATGGGCAACTACTCTTGTCATTGCGACCCTGAACCCAACGTGGTTTTGGGGTGGCAATCCCAAATAATGAGATTGCTTCGGGTATGCCTTGCAATGACACGCAGTGTAAGTTTTGGAAATTAGGAATTTATATTTAGCGCATAAGACATTTCATTGGAAATTAGATATTAGTAATTAGTAATTTAATTTTAAGAAATTATGACATACGAACCGGTAATCGGACTTGAAATACACGCGGAACTTGCAACAGAAACGAAACTATTTTGCGGATGCTCAACAAAATTTGGTTCTTTGCCAAACTCGCAAGTTTGCCCCGTGTGTATGGGGCTTCCCGGTGTTCTTCCTGTAGTAAATGCCAAAGCGATTGAACATATGATTAGGACTGCTTTAGTGCTCAATTGTAAAATTAATTCTACGACGATATTCGACAGAAAAAATTATTACTATCCCGACCTCCCCAAAAACTATCAGATTTCGCAACAATATCTGCCTTTTGCCAAAGACGGATTTCTTGAAATTAAACTTGGCGATAAAATTAAACGAATTGGCATGGATAATATTCATCTTGAAGAGGATGCAGGTAAGAACATACATCTTGAAAACGGGCAGGCATCTTTAGTGGACTTAAACCGCACGGGGATCCCTTTAATAGAAATCGTAACAAAACCTGACATGAGAAGTCCCGAAGAAGTAGAAGTATTTATGAATACTTTAAGAGACATATTACTTTATATCGGGGTTTCTGACTGTAAGATGGAAGAAGGCTCCCTACGATTTGAAGCAAACATATCAGTAAGAGAAAAAGGCGAAGATATTTTGCCGCCAAGAGTTGAAATAAAAAATCTGAATTCTTTCAAAATTGTTCTTGCGGCTATCAAATACGAAATAGAAAGACAAAAAGAAACACTTGGAAAAGGGGAAAAGGTTTCTCAGGAAACCAGATTATGGGATGAGAAAGGGCAAAAAACACACCTGATGCGCAGTAAAGAAGAAGCGCACGATTATCGATATTTCCCCGAACCGGATCTTCCCCCGCTTTTTATTTCGGATGAAGAAATAAAAAAAATAAAAAAGGGACTACCTGAACTTCCCAATGCGCGCAAAGAAAGATTCGCAGTTGAATATGGCTTGACAGAATACGATTCAAATATACTCATATCAAGCAAAGAAACGGCAGACTTTTTTGAAGAATGCTTAAAAGAATTCAATCAGGCAGCAAAAGGGGACGGTTCTCTTTTGGGAGAACCGTCCCCTTTTGCTTGGTCAAAGGAAATTGCCAACTGGATTATAGGACCTGTTACCAGATATTTGAACGAGCATAACATTACTATTACTAAAAGCAAATTCACTTCCGAACATCTTATTTCACTACTTGCACTCGTTAAAGAAGGGAAAATCAATCTGAATACTGCAAAAAATATACTTACGGAGATTTTCGAGAAAGGCAAACATCCGCAGGAGATAGTTAAAGAGAACGGCCTTGCTCAAGTAACGGACGAAGAAGAGCTTTCTGCAGTCGTCGATAAAGTCATACAAGAAAACCAACAAGTAATAGACGACTTCAAAAAAGGGAAAACAAATGCATTCGGTTTTCTGGTTGGGCAGGTAATGAAATCAACCAAAGGCAAAGCAAATCCGAAAATAGTCAATGAATTATTGAACGAGAGACTAAAGACCGAAGACTGAAGAAATGAGATACATAGAAATACAGTAGATATAAATAGATATATATTGTTAAAGGATTGAAAACTAAAAAAATTACATACTATAACTTCAAAAAACTAATGATAAAGACAATATCTTTCAACATATTTCTATCTATTTCCATTATATTTCTAATTTCGTTATTTTATTGTAGTTGCTGATTCATCGGCGCGGTTTTTAGTTTTTCTTTCGTCATTCCTGCCCCTGTTTTCACAGGGATAAACTCTGGCAGGAATCCATTTTTTTGTTATCTTTTAATGCTTCGCCCTTTATGGCGGGGCAACTACTCTTGTCATTGCGAGCCCGAACATTATGAGGGCGTGGCAATCTCAAATAACGAGATTGCTTCGGGTACGCCTCGCAATGACATACAGTGTCAGTTTTGGTGATTGGGTATTGAATATTGGAATTTGTTTGGTTATTGTTTCTTGTATCTTGGTTATTGATTTTTACAGGCTCTTGACAAAGAGGAAATGATATGATAAAAAGAATTTGTCTTTCTAAAAAAAAGGAGGTTAACTATGAACTTGTTTAGGGAAAGGTTTACTGGTTTTACATTAATAGAGTTGTTGGTTGTTATTGCGATTATAGGAATTTTGGCCTCATTGATAATGCCGGCATTAAACAGAGCGAGAGAAAATGCCAGACGCGCTGTTTGCTCAGGCAATCTAAAACAGATTGGTCTTGGAATGCATCTGTTTGCAGGCGACCATAGTGACAGGTTTCCGATGGGTGACCAGGATGGCGCTTCTACTGCTGTTCTTGCCAACGCTACAACAAAGGGTAGTTTTGCGCGCTTATGGCCTGAGTATATCAAGCCCTTCAAGACATATATCTGCCCGAGCAATGCTACCT
Encoded proteins:
- the gatB gene encoding Asp-tRNA(Asn)/Glu-tRNA(Gln) amidotransferase subunit GatB, which produces MTYEPVIGLEIHAELATETKLFCGCSTKFGSLPNSQVCPVCMGLPGVLPVVNAKAIEHMIRTALVLNCKINSTTIFDRKNYYYPDLPKNYQISQQYLPFAKDGFLEIKLGDKIKRIGMDNIHLEEDAGKNIHLENGQASLVDLNRTGIPLIEIVTKPDMRSPEEVEVFMNTLRDILLYIGVSDCKMEEGSLRFEANISVREKGEDILPPRVEIKNLNSFKIVLAAIKYEIERQKETLGKGEKVSQETRLWDEKGQKTHLMRSKEEAHDYRYFPEPDLPPLFISDEEIKKIKKGLPELPNARKERFAVEYGLTEYDSNILISSKETADFFEECLKEFNQAAKGDGSLLGEPSPFAWSKEIANWIIGPVTRYLNEHNITITKSKFTSEHLISLLALVKEGKINLNTAKNILTEIFEKGKHPQEIVKENGLAQVTDEEELSAVVDKVIQENQQVIDDFKKGKTNAFGFLVGQVMKSTKGKANPKIVNELLNERLKTED